The Salinibaculum sp. SYNS191 genome has a window encoding:
- a CDS encoding alpha/beta fold hydrolase, with translation MFDASPETVELPNGETIAYRERAGEIPVVLLHGNMSASVHWDVVFERMDDRFALYAMDLRGFGDSSYESAADSLADFAEDVPLFADAMGLDDFHLWGWSAGAGVAMQVAADVPERVNRLVLMSPPSTQGLPVYQKDENLQPTDTVLTTREELAQDPVSVAPVLQALEAQDAETMKDIWTQAIFVNGTPEEERFDRYIDATLKQRNLLDIDYALVHFNISHEDNGVEPGSGEVDDIDAPTLVLRGEDDLVVTRAMSERVTEEIADARYVELADCGHAPAVDDPERLLDEVEGFLTA, from the coding sequence ATGTTCGACGCCAGCCCTGAGACCGTCGAGTTGCCAAACGGCGAGACGATAGCGTACCGCGAGCGCGCGGGCGAGATTCCGGTGGTCCTGTTGCACGGCAACATGAGCGCCTCCGTCCACTGGGACGTCGTCTTCGAGCGGATGGACGACAGATTCGCCCTCTACGCCATGGACCTCCGCGGATTCGGCGACTCCTCCTACGAGTCGGCCGCCGACTCCCTGGCGGACTTCGCCGAGGACGTGCCCCTGTTCGCGGACGCGATGGGACTGGACGACTTCCACCTCTGGGGGTGGTCCGCCGGTGCCGGCGTCGCGATGCAGGTGGCCGCCGACGTGCCCGAGCGGGTGAACCGCCTCGTCCTCATGTCGCCACCCAGCACGCAGGGACTGCCCGTCTACCAGAAGGACGAGAACCTCCAGCCCACCGACACCGTGCTGACGACCCGCGAGGAACTGGCCCAGGACCCCGTGTCCGTCGCCCCGGTGCTCCAGGCGCTGGAAGCACAGGACGCCGAGACGATGAAGGACATCTGGACGCAGGCCATCTTCGTCAACGGGACGCCCGAGGAGGAGCGGTTCGACCGCTATATCGACGCGACGCTGAAACAGCGGAATCTGCTCGACATCGACTACGCGCTGGTTCACTTCAACATCTCTCACGAGGACAACGGCGTCGAACCGGGCAGCGGCGAGGTGGACGACATCGACGCGCCGACGCTGGTGCTCCGCGGCGAGGACGACCTGGTCGTCACCCGTGCGATGTCCGAGCGGGTGACCGAGGAGATAGCCGACGCGCGCTACGTCGAACTGGCGGACTGCGGCCACGCGCCGGCCGTCGACGACCCCGAGCGTCTGCTGGACGAGGTGGAGGGATTCCTGACGGCGTGA
- a CDS encoding SdpI family protein has protein sequence MSPTRRTLVGLGIVLLTGVASVVVYPDLPEQMAIHFDGSGQPDDYLTKPLAAALMPVLGLLVVGLFAAIPRLDPLGENFAEFERYYDLVAVVTVGILAYVHALVLGYNLGYRFDVAQVLAPVLSVVAVTFGYVVENARQNWFVGIRTPWTLSSETVWTRTNERSGVLFKLAGLVALLAVPFPEYFTALAIAPLALAALIPTAYSYVLYRRLETA, from the coding sequence ATGTCCCCAACCCGTCGCACGCTCGTCGGACTCGGTATCGTCCTGCTCACCGGCGTCGCGTCGGTGGTCGTCTACCCGGACCTGCCGGAGCAGATGGCAATCCACTTCGACGGCAGCGGCCAGCCGGACGACTACCTCACGAAGCCCCTCGCGGCCGCCCTGATGCCCGTGCTGGGACTGCTCGTCGTCGGACTCTTCGCAGCCATCCCGCGGCTGGACCCGCTGGGCGAGAACTTCGCCGAGTTCGAACGGTACTACGACCTCGTCGCAGTCGTGACCGTCGGCATCCTCGCGTACGTCCACGCGCTCGTCCTCGGCTACAACCTCGGCTACCGGTTCGACGTCGCGCAGGTTCTCGCACCGGTGCTGTCAGTCGTCGCCGTGACCTTCGGCTACGTCGTCGAGAACGCCCGGCAGAACTGGTTCGTGGGCATCCGGACGCCCTGGACGCTCAGCAGCGAGACGGTCTGGACCCGGACGAACGAGCGGTCCGGCGTCCTGTTCAAACTCGCCGGCCTCGTCGCCCTGCTCGCGGTCCCCTTCCCCGAGTACTTCACGGCACTCGCCATCGCCCCGCTGGCGCTCGCGGCCCTCATCCCGACGGCGTACTCTTACGTGCTCTACCGCCGTCTCGAGACAGCCTGA
- a CDS encoding mechanosensitive ion channel family protein: MNIDILAPLVDIFEGIPAWQATVYLVGISIGGALVMEFVVLRGLLRYTSRTETQFDNILVGELRLPVVLTAALAGIYLLTQIPSVASSVVVSADQLDTFFGKPSLSVIVLAWAFAANRIVNRFVEQVKDKGSRFDFAPVLSNVWTLVVLIGTIGLLLSVWEYSIAPLLGAAGIAGIAIGFAARDTVANFFGGIALYFDDTYKLGDYIELDTGEAGTVVKVGIRSTTLLTRDEVLVVLPNAALNAGKVINQSAPQRRRRVKVPIGVAYGTDIDAFEELVEDVAADEKLVLDSPKPRMRFRRFGGSALEYELLCWVGSPTRAAKASHKLNREIYKRLGEADIEIPFPQRDVHVRSTVPEAADTDLKPPADVPPENGADPAAQTRPDST; the protein is encoded by the coding sequence ATGAACATCGACATTCTCGCGCCGCTCGTCGACATCTTCGAGGGGATTCCGGCGTGGCAGGCCACGGTGTACCTCGTCGGCATCTCCATCGGCGGGGCGCTCGTCATGGAGTTCGTCGTCCTGCGGGGCCTCTTGCGGTACACGAGCCGAACCGAGACGCAGTTCGACAACATACTCGTCGGCGAACTCCGGCTCCCGGTCGTGCTGACCGCCGCGCTGGCCGGCATCTATCTGCTCACGCAGATTCCGTCGGTCGCCAGCAGCGTCGTCGTCTCGGCGGACCAGCTGGACACCTTCTTCGGGAAGCCGTCGCTTTCGGTCATCGTCCTCGCGTGGGCCTTTGCGGCCAACCGCATCGTCAACCGCTTCGTCGAGCAGGTCAAGGACAAGGGCTCGCGGTTCGACTTCGCGCCCGTCCTCTCGAACGTCTGGACGCTCGTGGTGCTCATCGGGACCATCGGTCTGCTGCTGTCGGTCTGGGAGTACAGCATCGCGCCGCTGCTGGGCGCTGCGGGCATCGCCGGCATCGCCATCGGGTTCGCCGCCCGCGACACCGTCGCCAACTTCTTCGGCGGCATCGCGCTGTACTTCGACGACACCTACAAACTCGGCGACTACATCGAACTCGACACCGGAGAGGCGGGGACAGTGGTGAAGGTCGGCATCCGCTCGACGACGCTGCTGACCCGGGACGAGGTGCTCGTCGTGTTGCCCAACGCCGCCCTCAACGCCGGGAAGGTCATCAACCAGTCCGCACCGCAGCGCCGCCGCCGGGTGAAGGTGCCCATCGGCGTCGCCTACGGGACGGACATCGACGCGTTCGAGGAACTGGTCGAGGACGTCGCGGCCGACGAGAAACTGGTGCTCGACTCGCCCAAACCGCGGATGCGCTTTCGCCGCTTCGGGGGGTCCGCCCTGGAGTACGAACTGCTGTGCTGGGTCGGGTCCCCGACGCGCGCGGCGAAGGCCAGCCACAAGCTCAACCGCGAAATCTACAAGCGTCTCGGAGAGGCGGACATCGAGATTCCGTTCCCGCAGCGGGACGTACACGTCCGCAGCACGGTTCCTGAAGCGGCCGACACCGACCTGAAGCCCCCGGCCGACGTTCCGCCAGAGAACGGCGCTGACCCCGCCGCGCAAACCCGGCCGGACTCTACCTGA
- a CDS encoding fumarylacetoacetate hydrolase family protein, whose translation MKQVRFRDPAGSVRTGEWVDADGDPADTETAGDGGVLRFADQTYDPDEVDILPPCEPSKIVCIGRNYAKHAEERDEEVPDRPLLFLKPPNAVASHGSDVTLPEDRYIEYEAELAVVVGEQCRNVEESEAMDVVAGYTCMVDVSNRDDQDREQNWVRGKAFDNAAPLGPVLATPDHVPEDAAVHLRLNGETRQSSSREHLIFPVEELIAEITSYMTLEPGDVIATGTPEGVGELADGDEVTVEIEGVGRLTHTASQP comes from the coding sequence ATGAAGCAGGTTCGATTTCGTGATCCGGCAGGCAGCGTCCGAACTGGCGAGTGGGTCGACGCCGACGGCGACCCGGCCGATACCGAGACGGCCGGCGACGGCGGCGTCCTCCGGTTCGCCGACCAGACCTACGACCCCGACGAGGTGGACATCCTCCCGCCGTGTGAACCCTCGAAGATAGTCTGTATCGGCCGCAACTACGCCAAACACGCCGAGGAGCGCGACGAAGAGGTTCCCGACCGGCCGCTGCTGTTCCTGAAGCCGCCCAATGCCGTCGCCAGCCACGGGAGCGACGTGACCCTCCCGGAGGACCGGTACATCGAGTACGAGGCCGAACTGGCCGTTGTCGTCGGCGAGCAGTGTCGCAACGTCGAGGAGTCGGAGGCGATGGACGTCGTCGCGGGCTACACCTGCATGGTCGACGTGTCCAACCGGGACGACCAGGACCGCGAGCAGAACTGGGTCCGCGGGAAGGCCTTCGACAACGCCGCGCCGCTCGGCCCGGTGCTCGCGACGCCCGACCACGTCCCCGAGGACGCGGCCGTGCATCTCCGGCTGAACGGCGAGACGCGACAGTCGTCCTCGCGTGAGCACCTCATCTTCCCCGTCGAGGAACTGATTGCGGAGATTACCAGCTACATGACGCTCGAACCGGGCGACGTCATCGCCACCGGGACGCCAGAGGGCGTCGGCGAACTCGCGGACGGCGACGAGGTGACCGTCGAAATCGAGGGCGTCGGCCGCCTCACCCACACCGCCAGCCAGCCCTGA
- a CDS encoding haloacid dehalogenase type II — MSFDDEAVTTLTFDSYSTLVDVDAAAQALAARVEDPEPVSKLWRSRSIEYTLVSNHIDAYQTFYEMNRDALTYALDAHDVDLPDDERDEILAVYHELDVFDDVREGMQRLADGGYDLYVVSNGNPEMLDSMVAHADIGGLVADTISADEVGTFKPDPEIYRHAAARTGTPIDEIAHAAALWFDVQGAQHAGMQGIWMDRKGQPWERFDGKPDLTVETIHDVADELGV, encoded by the coding sequence ATGTCATTCGACGACGAGGCCGTTACGACGCTTACCTTCGACTCCTACAGTACGCTCGTCGACGTGGACGCCGCAGCGCAAGCACTCGCGGCCCGCGTCGAGGACCCGGAACCGGTCTCGAAGCTCTGGCGGTCCCGGTCCATCGAGTACACGCTCGTCAGCAACCACATCGACGCCTACCAGACGTTCTACGAGATGAACCGCGACGCGCTCACGTACGCGCTGGACGCCCACGACGTGGACCTCCCCGACGACGAGCGCGACGAGATTCTGGCCGTCTACCACGAACTGGACGTCTTCGACGACGTCCGCGAGGGGATGCAACGGCTCGCAGATGGGGGCTACGACCTCTACGTCGTCTCCAACGGCAACCCCGAGATGCTCGACTCGATGGTCGCCCACGCCGACATCGGCGGGCTGGTGGCGGACACGATCAGCGCCGACGAGGTGGGGACGTTCAAACCCGACCCGGAGATATACCGGCACGCGGCGGCCAGGACCGGGACGCCCATCGACGAGATCGCCCACGCCGCCGCGCTGTGGTTCGACGTGCAGGGCGCACAGCACGCCGGCATGCAGGGTATCTGGATGGACAGGAAGGGGCAGCCGTGGGAGCGATTCGACGGAAAGCCGGACCTGACCGTGGAGACGATTCACGACGTTGCCGACGAACTCGGTGTCTGA
- a CDS encoding ASCH domain-containing protein, giving the protein MAELDPETLLPSERMKQQALDGDVTQIHRGQQYADEGDTFSIDGTTFEVVTVSGRTLGDMTDEDARAEGAKDLDHYRQILERAHDNFEWDDDSDIVLHRFERQ; this is encoded by the coding sequence ATGGCAGAACTCGACCCGGAGACGCTGTTACCGAGCGAGCGGATGAAACAGCAGGCGCTCGACGGCGACGTGACACAGATTCACCGCGGCCAGCAGTACGCCGACGAGGGCGACACCTTCAGCATCGACGGGACGACCTTCGAGGTGGTGACGGTCAGCGGGCGGACGCTTGGCGACATGACCGACGAGGACGCCCGCGCGGAGGGAGCGAAGGACCTCGACCACTACAGACAGATTCTGGAGCGCGCACACGACAACTTCGAGTGGGACGACGACTCCGACATCGTCCTCCACCGCTTCGAGCGGCAGTGA
- a CDS encoding prephenate dehydrogenase/arogenate dehydrogenase family protein, with amino-acid sequence MDILVVGAGAMGRWMGQSLVDDGPESVELAFVDTDADAALDAADAVAGRAVATDTDETFDGVCVAVPIPAATATIAEYADRAERAMFDVTGTMTDPVEAMREHAPGCERLSLHPLFAPENEPGNLPVVVDESGPVTDAVRDALHDRGNELFETTAAEHDEAMETVQARTHTAVLAYVLAAEEVDDRFHTPISADLQSLSEQVTDGEARVYGDIQAAFDGADDVAAAARRIADADMEAFERLYADAGE; translated from the coding sequence ATGGACATCCTCGTCGTCGGTGCCGGTGCGATGGGTCGCTGGATGGGCCAGTCGCTGGTCGATGACGGCCCGGAGTCGGTCGAACTGGCGTTCGTCGACACCGACGCCGACGCAGCTCTCGACGCGGCGGACGCCGTCGCGGGCCGGGCCGTCGCCACAGACACCGACGAGACGTTCGACGGAGTCTGCGTCGCGGTCCCCATTCCGGCAGCGACGGCGACGATAGCCGAGTACGCGGACCGGGCCGAGCGGGCGATGTTCGACGTGACGGGGACGATGACGGACCCTGTCGAGGCGATGCGCGAACACGCCCCCGGGTGCGAGCGGCTGAGTCTGCACCCGCTGTTCGCCCCGGAGAACGAACCCGGAAATCTCCCGGTCGTCGTCGACGAGTCGGGACCGGTCACAGACGCCGTCCGCGACGCGCTCCACGACCGGGGCAACGAACTCTTCGAGACGACCGCGGCGGAACACGACGAGGCGATGGAGACCGTCCAGGCGCGGACCCACACCGCGGTCCTCGCGTACGTACTCGCTGCCGAGGAGGTCGACGACCGCTTCCACACGCCGATTTCGGCCGACCTCCAGAGCCTGTCCGAGCAGGTCACCGACGGCGAGGCGCGCGTCTACGGCGACATCCAGGCGGCCTTCGACGGTGCCGACGACGTCGCCGCGGCCGCGCGTCGCATCGCGGACGCCGACATGGAGGCCTTCGAGCGACTCTACGCGGACGCCGGTGAGTGA
- a CDS encoding small ribosomal subunit Rsm22 family protein, with amino-acid sequence MQESQRQGILDNARYLQNVRPIDPEEIHEYVEGQPHPAAVRQVLREEATALGMVETEDGTFVPAPDGPVSLAFHGIDSFPEAYARVLEDMLVEEYGPGWPDGESGDRLRSRIRSFKQRYLTGADVEYNRETALGYAVYHLPAYYAAVQYVLAEVADDGRLPASPRVLDVGAGVGGPALGIHDLLPADSLVEYHAVEPSAAAEVLDRLLDATGRNFHPTVHRTTAESFEPEGEYDVVLFANVLSELADPATVVDRYADALAEEGSIVALAPADRETATGLRSIERTVERRAGLTVYAPTVRLWPGETPSSGCWSFDVAPDLAVPAFQRRLDEGTRETAEADPDRSPGDGEFVNVDVQYAYGVWRTDGATRFDFRPSPDRTAKMVDADGHVTERVNLAAVKLSNDLSEGGNPLFLLGDGSQQTDHFAVVTRESALNRDLLEAAYGDPLLFENALVLWNDDEAAYNVVVDGETVVDRVPV; translated from the coding sequence ATGCAGGAGTCACAGCGCCAGGGTATCCTCGACAACGCGCGGTACCTGCAGAACGTTCGTCCTATCGACCCCGAGGAGATACACGAATACGTCGAGGGTCAGCCCCATCCCGCCGCCGTCAGGCAGGTACTCCGCGAGGAAGCGACCGCACTCGGAATGGTCGAGACGGAGGACGGAACCTTCGTCCCCGCACCGGATGGCCCCGTCTCGCTCGCCTTCCACGGCATCGACTCGTTCCCCGAAGCGTACGCCAGAGTGCTGGAGGATATGCTCGTCGAGGAGTACGGTCCCGGATGGCCGGACGGCGAGAGCGGCGACCGGTTGCGTTCGCGGATTCGCTCGTTCAAACAGCGGTACCTGACGGGGGCGGACGTGGAGTACAACCGCGAGACGGCACTCGGGTACGCCGTCTATCACCTGCCGGCGTACTACGCCGCCGTCCAGTACGTCCTCGCCGAAGTGGCCGACGACGGGCGACTCCCGGCCAGTCCGCGCGTGCTGGACGTGGGCGCGGGCGTCGGCGGCCCCGCGCTCGGCATCCACGACCTCTTGCCGGCGGACTCGCTCGTCGAGTACCACGCCGTCGAACCGAGCGCGGCGGCAGAGGTCCTCGACCGGCTACTCGACGCGACCGGTCGCAACTTCCACCCGACAGTCCACCGAACGACGGCGGAGTCGTTCGAACCGGAGGGGGAGTACGACGTCGTCCTCTTCGCGAACGTTCTCTCGGAACTGGCCGACCCGGCCACGGTTGTCGACCGCTACGCCGACGCTCTGGCGGAGGAGGGCTCTATCGTGGCACTCGCCCCCGCGGACCGCGAGACTGCGACCGGCCTCCGCAGCATCGAGCGGACCGTCGAGCGACGCGCGGGACTGACCGTCTACGCCCCCACGGTCAGGCTCTGGCCCGGTGAGACCCCATCGAGCGGCTGCTGGTCGTTCGACGTCGCGCCCGACCTCGCCGTGCCCGCCTTCCAGCGCCGGCTCGACGAAGGGACCCGCGAGACCGCCGAGGCGGACCCGGACCGGTCGCCGGGCGACGGGGAGTTCGTCAACGTCGACGTCCAGTACGCTTACGGCGTCTGGCGGACGGACGGCGCGACGCGGTTCGACTTCCGGCCGAGCCCGGACCGCACCGCGAAGATGGTCGACGCCGACGGCCACGTCACGGAACGCGTCAACCTAGCGGCCGTCAAGTTGAGCAACGACCTCTCCGAGGGCGGCAACCCGCTGTTCCTGCTCGGCGACGGCAGCCAGCAGACCGACCACTTCGCCGTCGTCACGCGGGAGTCCGCGCTGAACCGGGACCTGCTCGAAGCGGCCTACGGCGACCCGCTCCTGTTCGAGAACGCGCTGGTCCTCTGGAACGACGACGAGGCCGCCTACAACGTGGTCGTCGACGGTGAGACGGTCGTCGACCGGGTCCCGGTCTGA
- the surE gene encoding 5'/3'-nucleotidase SurE, whose product MSEPEILLTNDDGIEATGFGVLYDALSAVGNVTAVAPADDQSAVGRALSRSVSVREHDLGYEIDGTPADCVIAGLEALAPETDLVVAGCNRGANLGAYNLGRSGTVSAAVEATFFETPALAVSLYIPVGEDTTYASVDVPREAYSEASRAATYLADHAVDAGVFEQADYLNVNATVPERASGDMVVTRPSRIHRMNAVREDETVELRDEIWGMMASGDVPDPEGTDRRAVVDGHVSVSPLTAPHTTEHHEALDGLSEAFGPES is encoded by the coding sequence ATGAGCGAGCCGGAGATACTGTTGACGAACGACGACGGCATCGAGGCCACCGGCTTCGGCGTTCTCTACGACGCACTCTCGGCTGTGGGGAACGTCACCGCTGTCGCCCCCGCCGACGACCAGAGCGCCGTCGGGCGGGCGCTGTCGCGGTCCGTGAGCGTCCGCGAGCACGACCTCGGCTACGAAATCGACGGGACGCCGGCCGACTGCGTCATCGCGGGGCTGGAGGCGCTCGCCCCGGAGACCGACCTCGTCGTCGCTGGCTGCAACCGCGGGGCGAACCTCGGCGCGTACAACCTGGGCCGCTCCGGGACGGTCAGCGCCGCCGTGGAGGCGACGTTCTTCGAGACCCCAGCGCTTGCGGTCTCACTGTACATCCCCGTCGGCGAGGACACCACCTACGCGAGCGTCGACGTGCCGCGGGAGGCCTACAGCGAGGCGAGCCGTGCCGCGACCTACCTGGCGGACCACGCCGTCGACGCCGGCGTCTTCGAGCAGGCCGACTACCTCAACGTCAACGCGACGGTTCCAGAACGGGCGAGCGGGGACATGGTCGTGACGCGCCCGTCGCGTATCCACCGCATGAACGCCGTCCGCGAGGACGAGACGGTCGAACTCCGCGACGAGATATGGGGCATGATGGCCAGCGGGGACGTCCCGGACCCGGAGGGCACCGACCGGCGCGCTGTCGTCGACGGCCACGTGAGCGTCTCACCGCTGACCGCGCCGCACACGACCGAACACCACGAGGCGCTGGACGGACTCTCCGAGGCGTTCGGCCCCGAATCGTAG
- a CDS encoding DMT family transporter, whose protein sequence is MSSHRDAGLFVLLSAFWGTSFMAIKVGLDYMPPVLFAALRYDIAGVVMLAYAFWAVDYWVPRTRADYLTVLVETVLIIALYNAFLFVGERGVSSGVAAILVGMSPILTTGFSRLFLPDERLTAVGVVGLLLGFLGVGLVVFPAEGSLAVDDLVSPGFVLLAAASVALGSVLVQRFDGDISPEGMVAWATALGAVLLHLISLGMPAESFADVDLTTGALVALAYLAIFASAIGYVVYFRLLDRLGAIEINLVSYAAPVFAAVSGWLVLQETLDALAVAGFVTIFAGFALLKRRALSEELRSVRATVQSDSEANR, encoded by the coding sequence ATGAGTAGTCACCGTGACGCCGGGCTGTTCGTCCTCCTCTCTGCGTTCTGGGGAACCTCCTTCATGGCTATCAAGGTCGGCCTCGACTACATGCCGCCGGTCCTGTTCGCGGCGCTGCGATACGACATCGCCGGCGTCGTGATGCTCGCGTACGCGTTCTGGGCCGTCGACTACTGGGTCCCCCGGACGCGGGCGGACTACCTGACCGTCCTGGTCGAGACCGTCCTCATCATCGCGCTGTACAACGCCTTCCTGTTCGTGGGCGAACGCGGCGTCTCCAGCGGCGTCGCCGCGATACTCGTCGGCATGAGTCCCATCCTCACCACCGGGTTCTCGCGGCTGTTCCTCCCCGACGAGCGCCTGACGGCGGTGGGAGTCGTCGGCCTCCTCCTCGGCTTCCTCGGGGTCGGGCTCGTGGTCTTCCCGGCTGAGGGGTCCCTGGCCGTCGACGACCTCGTCTCGCCGGGGTTCGTCCTGCTGGCGGCCGCCAGCGTCGCGCTGGGGAGCGTCCTCGTCCAGCGGTTCGACGGGGACATCTCGCCGGAGGGGATGGTCGCCTGGGCGACGGCGCTCGGGGCCGTCCTGCTCCACCTCATCAGCCTCGGGATGCCCGCCGAGTCGTTCGCGGACGTCGACCTCACTACCGGGGCGCTCGTCGCGCTGGCGTACCTCGCAATCTTCGCGAGCGCCATCGGGTACGTGGTCTACTTCCGTCTGCTCGACCGCCTCGGAGCCATCGAGATAAACCTCGTCTCCTACGCCGCGCCGGTGTTCGCCGCGGTGTCGGGCTGGCTCGTCCTGCAGGAGACGCTCGACGCCCTCGCCGTCGCGGGCTTCGTGACCATCTTCGCCGGATTCGCGCTGCTCAAGCGGAGAGCACTGAGCGAGGAACTGCGGAGTGTGCGGGCCACGGTCCAGTCTGACAGCGAGGCCAACCGGTAG
- a CDS encoding carbonic anhydrase, with translation MNQTLVDLLARNADHAAEFDGLFDDLQDSQHPAVVTVCCSDSRVLQDHMWGNDEPGHIFTCSNIGNRVGQRTDPGQVVAGDVLYPVEHTGTDTVVVVGHTGCGAVTATYDAITGAVSEPPGIEHCIGLLSPHLESGVERLPDDLDRAEAINHLVEYNVDRQVDLLVGSNEIPDTVDVVGVVYDFQDVYGGRRGEVHVVNVDGETDTEQLRDTHANVADRIDRIWHY, from the coding sequence GTGAATCAGACACTCGTCGACCTGTTGGCGCGCAACGCCGACCACGCGGCGGAATTCGATGGCCTGTTCGACGACCTTCAGGACAGCCAGCACCCGGCGGTCGTGACCGTCTGCTGCTCGGACTCCCGCGTCCTCCAGGACCACATGTGGGGCAACGACGAACCCGGCCACATCTTCACCTGTAGCAACATCGGCAACCGCGTCGGCCAGCGGACCGACCCCGGACAAGTCGTCGCCGGCGACGTCCTCTATCCGGTCGAACACACCGGCACGGACACCGTCGTGGTCGTCGGTCACACGGGCTGTGGCGCGGTGACGGCGACCTACGACGCCATAACCGGTGCCGTCTCCGAACCGCCGGGCATCGAGCACTGCATCGGGCTGCTTTCTCCCCATCTCGAATCCGGCGTGGAACGGCTCCCCGACGACCTGGATCGGGCCGAAGCAATCAACCACCTGGTCGAGTACAACGTCGACAGGCAGGTCGACCTCCTCGTCGGGAGCAACGAGATTCCCGACACGGTCGACGTCGTCGGCGTCGTCTACGACTTCCAGGACGTCTACGGCGGCCGGCGCGGTGAGGTCCACGTCGTCAACGTCGACGGTGAGACCGACACCGAGCAGTTGCGAGACACACACGCGAACGTCGCCGACCGTATCGACCGCATCTGGCACTACTGA
- a CDS encoding arsinothricin resistance N-acetyltransferase ArsN1 family B: MAEIRLASPADATACREIYAPYVAETTITFESSTPTEREFRERVATTLETYPWLVCEHEGRVVGYAYASRHRKRDAYQWAVEASVYVDDGFHRHGIARGLYESLFAVLDLQGFYDVYAGTTLPNDPSVSLHRSMGFESVGVYPNAGYKLGDWRDVEWWHRQLRPHDDDPAPPTPLGDLETTDALAAAVSTGEAELSL; the protein is encoded by the coding sequence ATGGCTGAAATCCGGCTGGCGTCGCCCGCGGATGCGACCGCGTGCAGGGAGATATACGCCCCGTACGTTGCCGAGACCACGATAACCTTCGAATCCTCGACCCCGACGGAGCGGGAGTTTCGCGAGCGCGTGGCGACGACCCTCGAAACGTATCCCTGGCTGGTCTGCGAACACGAGGGTCGCGTGGTGGGCTACGCGTACGCGAGCCGACACCGAAAACGGGACGCCTACCAGTGGGCCGTCGAGGCGTCCGTGTACGTGGACGACGGGTTCCACCGGCACGGTATCGCGCGCGGCCTCTACGAATCGCTGTTCGCCGTCCTCGACCTCCAGGGGTTCTACGACGTCTACGCGGGGACGACGCTGCCGAACGACCCGAGCGTGAGCCTCCACCGCTCGATGGGCTTCGAGTCTGTCGGCGTCTACCCGAACGCCGGGTACAAGCTCGGTGACTGGCGCGACGTGGAGTGGTGGCATCGGCAGCTACGACCACACGACGACGACCCGGCCCCGCCGACACCACTCGGCGACCTGGAGACCACCGACGCACTCGCGGCGGCCGTCTCCACTGGCGAGGCAGAACTGTCGCTCTGA
- a CDS encoding type II toxin-antitoxin system VapC family toxin encodes MKVFVDTNVFIASITDEPGRGDVATELLNESHEFCTSILNLMEIRSVLTKKKRVEQERVEEVLTDIYGRVDIYAPEISDQISAYSLQQDTLLYTLDCVLLALAEDIDATLVTFDGELLENGAISPTVLME; translated from the coding sequence ATGAAGGTGTTCGTCGATACGAACGTTTTCATCGCCAGCATTACCGACGAACCGGGCCGCGGTGACGTTGCGACGGAACTGCTGAACGAGAGTCACGAGTTCTGCACGTCGATTCTCAACCTCATGGAGATTCGTTCGGTGTTGACGAAGAAGAAGCGCGTGGAACAAGAGCGAGTCGAGGAGGTACTGACGGATATCTACGGACGCGTCGATATCTACGCGCCGGAGATAAGCGACCAGATTTCGGCGTACAGCCTCCAGCAGGACACGTTACTGTACACGCTCGATTGCGTCCTCCTCGCCCTCGCCGAAGATATCGACGCCACGTTGGTCACATTCGATGGTGAGCTACTGGAAAACGGTGCCATCTCGCCAACAGTGCTGATGGAATAG